The following proteins come from a genomic window of Salvia hispanica cultivar TCC Black 2014 chromosome 4, UniMelb_Shisp_WGS_1.0, whole genome shotgun sequence:
- the LOC125218851 gene encoding uncharacterized protein LOC125218851 — protein sequence MLSNSISYPTPIRLIPTTRQHPQLSGFGRRRVVLTRAGPSTTSYIFAFVFPLSLLAVTAITSIRIADKLDQKFLEELAVNQAILEAEDGEEKEDDVHVSSEEEEVKPVRRRNRPTRQIEQSSV from the exons ATGTTAAGCAACTCAATCTCTTATCCCACTCCCATCCGTCTCATCCCCACCACCCGACAACACCCCCAATTATCCGGATTTGGGCGCCGGAGAGTAGTACTAACACGCGCCGGGCCGAGCACCACCAGCTACATATTTGCCTTCGTTTTCCCATTATCTCTTCTGGCAGTTACAGCCATCACCTCTATCAGAATTGCCGACAAGCTCGACCAGAAGTTTCTCGAAGAG CTTGCAGTAAACCAAGCTATACTGGAAGCAGAAGATGGTGAAGAGAAGGAAGATGATGTCCATGTCTCTTCCGAAGAGGAAGAAGTGAAGCCAGTTCGCAGGCGCAATCGCCCCACACGACAAATAGAGCAGTCATCCGTATAA
- the LOC125221078 gene encoding uncharacterized protein LOC125221078, translated as MHETVHGFPGILGSIDCMHWEWKNSPTTWRDQFTSGYKGNHPTMILEAIADHQLWIWHAYFSVAGSNNDINVLNSSYLFIEQCNDNGPTIEFTANGRQHMGYYLADGIYPRWPVFFETITCPISERRVLFAQKLEAARKDVEWAFGVLQARFIVKGPARFWYKDVIADVMYVCIILHNMLVEHEGGRVTDWGDDEAGSSSNTTTPPHVRGLLAGYNEVLARQASMRNQQDHARLMSDMVG; from the coding sequence ATGCACGAGACGGTGCATGGCTTCCCTGGAATACTAGggagcatagattgtatgcattgggagtggaagaataGCCCGACGACGTGGAGAGACCAATTTACTAGTGGATACAAGGGCAAccacccgacgatgatcctcgaagcCATCGCTGACCATCAGctctggatctggcatgctTACTTCAGTGTGGCGGGGTCGAACAATGACATCAACGTCCTGAACTCCTCATATCTCTTCATCGAGCAATGCAATGACAACGGACCGACCATCGAGTTCACTGCAAACGGACGCCAAcatatggggtactacttgGCCGATGGCATATACCCGAGGTGGCCTGTTTTTTTTGAGACGATCACTTGCCCAATCAGTGAGAGGAGAGTTTTATTCGCGCAAAAGCTGGAGGCTGCGCGGAAGGATGTGGAGtgggcatttggtgtgctccaagcGCGGTTTATAGTGAAGGGTCCAGCGCGGTTCTGGTACAAGGATGTCATCGCCGATGTTATGTATGTGTGCATCATCTTGCATAACATGTTAGTCGAACACGAAGGTGGAAGAGTCACCGATTGGGGCGATGATGAAGCTGGATCTAGCTCCAACACGACGACCCCGCCCCATGTTCGAGGATTACTAGCGGGCTACAATGAGGTTCTAGCTAGACAGGCCTCAATGCGCAACCAACAAGACCATGCTCGGCTCATGTCCGACATGGTTGGATAA
- the LOC125221079 gene encoding uncharacterized protein LOC125221079, protein MTSQVEGWKNVVNSMRVLGDLYDGGESDILRSDSPSSDTSEADLAGEGDCDVVQNMSRRYKPTKDRNDPRLEVGLRFNTKADFTDLIRHQGVQLGKKLRLKKNDNIRCIAYCKGLLRSKKVKAGCPWTVSLYYRSELGCWQIGALRDIHKCGGASYNHGCANAKYLARLFKEDMRLFPGMTVGQFVEKVHVELKITISVGKAKRAMARARKLIEGDTIKQYKRLHDYRAVILRTNPGSTVVLATRRLSDGTDKFNGIYIAYEACKTSFKQHCRRMIGLDGCHLKGQGKAIENTDTWSWFLSLLVKDLDIKDSSKWTFISDRQKGLINAVRSCCHNAEHRFCVWHMHNNFKKVFPSPTLKDKIWEAARSTNAYAFEKVMEEVKQLNTAAHTWLTVHTAKESWSRAFFGFEAHCDILVNNISECYNKVLLFARDKPLYGMLECIRMYLMDRFTTRRKMAAKLEDCIGPKIRKKLEKLKEKVGDCMVREAGEWVYQVNTKFNEQFVVDIRDRSCSCRRWMLTGLPCPHAIAAIQMTGEDVDSFVAQCYSTETLQLVYAPIIYPVHGPDMWPRTPHPDIVPPDLTRLPGRPKGARQKTAEELAARSKVKAKAARIARQVVTVRDGEDGRQKMSRKGLMPEYKCRLCAFLQTQQPFKDTESNWLRREGVDPVTTHSGLTTALPVDLDASIEEDCCTTIKSESESISTAEEENAAEMAEGPDLASEAVGDKSPAEPRRGSPRK, encoded by the exons ATGACTTCTCAAGTTGAGGGATGGAAGAATGTTGTGAATTCCATGAGAGTTCTTGGTGATTTATATGATGGTGGGGAAAGTGACATTCTTCGGAGTGATTCACCTAGCTCGGACACTAGTGAGGCTGACTTGGCGGGCGAGGGTGACTGTGATGTCGTTCAAAATATGAGCCGAAGATATAAGCCTACCAAGGACAGAAATGATCCAAGGTTGGAAGTGGGGTTGCGGTTCAATACCAAGGCCGATTTTACAGACCTTATACGTCATCAAGGTGTCCAGTTGGGTAAGAAGTTGAGGCTCAAGAAGAATGACAACATTCGTTGTATTGCATACTGCAAGGGGTTGCTGCGAAGTAAGAAGGTTAAAGCAGGTTGTCCATGGACGGTTTCCTTGTATTATAGGAGTGAACTTGGCTGTTGGCAGATTGGAGCTCTGCGTGACATACACAAGTGTGGGGGTGCTTCTTACAACCATGGTTGTGCTAATGCCAAGTATTTGGCACGACTATTCAAGGAAGATATGAGGTTATTTCCCGGGATGACGGTTGGGCAATTTGTGGAGAAGGTGCATGTGGAGTTGAAGATAACAATTTCGGTGGGAAAGGCGAAGCGTGCAATGGCACGTGCGAGGAAACTGATCGAGGGTGATACAATCAAGCAGTACAAGAGGCTGCATGATTATAGGGCAGTGattttgaggacaaatccaGGGAGTACCGTTGTCCTAGCAACTAGGCGCCTATCGGATGGAACTGACAAGTTCAATGGAATCTACATAGCTTATGAAGCTTGTAAGACTTCCTTCAAGCAGCATTGCAGGCGTATGATAGGATTGGATGGTTGCCATCTAAAAGGACAAGGGAAGG CCATTGAGAATACGGATACTTGGAGTTGGTTTTTAAGTTTGTTGGTTAAGGATCTGGACATCAAGGATTCGAGCAAGTGGACATTCATCTCCGATAGACAAAAG GGCCTTATCAATGCTGTCCGAAGTTGCTGCCATAATGCCGAACACCGCTTCTGTGTGTGGCATATGCACAACAACTTCAAGAAGGTGTTCCCATCTCCAACGCTAAAAGACAAGATTTGGGAAGCAGCCCGTTCAACAAATGCATACGCCTTCGAGAAGGTGATGGAGGAGGTGAAACAACTGAACACCGCTGCACACACGTGGCTTACCGTGCACACTGCCAAGGAGAGCTGGAGTCGTGCTTTCTTTGGTTTTGAGGCCCATTGTGACATTCTAGTCAACAACATTTCAGAATGTTATAACAAAGTCCTATTGTTTGCGCGGGACAAGCCCTTGTATGGCATGCTGGAATGTATCCGAATGTATTTGATGGACAGGTTCACCACCCGACGGAAGATGGCTGCAAAGTTGGAGGATTGTATCGGACCCAAGATAAGGAAGAAGCTTGAGAAGCTAAAGGAAAAGGTTGGAGATTGTATGGTGAGAGAGGCTGGTGAATGGGTGTATCAGGTGAACACCAAATTCAATGAGCAGTTCGTGGTGGATATACGGGATCGGAGTTGTAGCTGTAGGCGTTGGATGTTGACCGGGTTACCGTGCCCACATGCGATTGCTGCTATTCAGATGACTGGGGAGGATGTGGACTCCTTTGTAGCTCAATGCTACTCAACGGAGACGTTGCAATTGGTGTACGCGCCCATCATCTACCCGGTACACGGACCAGATATGTGGCCAAGGACTCCTCATCCCGATATCGTTCCACCAGACCTTACCCGATTGCCCGGACGTCCGAAGGGAGCAAGGCAAAAAACGGCTGAAGAACTGGCTGCAAGAAGCAAGGTCAAAGCAAAGGCAGCAAGGATAGCCCGTCAAGTTGTCACGGTCCGAGATGGGGAGGATGGACGCCAGAAAATGTCGAGGAAGGGGCTGATGCCGGAGTACAAGTGTCGGCTTTGTG cttttctaCAAACCCAGCAGCCA TTTAAAGACACTGAGTCCAACTGGCTAAGGAGAGAAGGGGTAGATCCAGTCACCACTCATTCAGGATTAACCACTGCCTTGCCTGTTGACTTGGATGCGAGCATTGAGGAAGATTGTTGCACAACCATCAAGAGTGAATCAGAATCAATATCCACAGCTGAAGAGGAGAATGCTGCCGAGATGGCTGAGGGTCCAGACCTCGCATCTGAGGCAGTAGGAGATAAGAGCCCAGCAGAGCCGAGAAGGGGGAGTCCGAGAAAGTGA